CGGGAAACCTTGGCATTGGAAATCCCCTCTGCTCTGGCGATCTCGGTTTTGCTCATGCCATTCTCGTTCATCAGCTTAAAGCGCAGCCCCAGTTCACGCAGGTTATGCTCTTTCGCCGTCTGAATATCTGCGGCCAGCTGACGTGCATCACTGAGACTCAGTTCATCTGCGGTCACCAGCACTTCCAGACTTGCCCCGGAAAGTATGCAGGCGGCGCGGCGGCGCGAGCCGTCCATGATCTCAATCTGGTTTCCGTTCACGCGACCAATGGCCGGAAAAAACTGCTGCAGCGTAATGGTGCGGGTGATCTCCTGAAGCGACTCAGGCGTCAGCGTGCTCTGATCGCGTCCGTTGATACCGGGGTCAACGCTGGTCCGGGTTGCAATATCATCATGCGGGATCAGCTGACGGACAAAGGTGGCCTTTGCCCCCGACTTCAGCGTAAAGGTGCGTGACTGGCTGCTGCTGTCTATCATGCTGGCGATAGCCGAGTCGCCGAATTTGCGGCCGATACGCTGTATAGGTTTGCTCACAGGGTACTCCTGATATATTCGATTCGGTCAAAAACAGCCCTGGAGAACTGCTCGGCTTCATGTTTGGCTTTGCGCAGCGCGTCGGCACTCCCCGGATAAGAGGCCGGGTTAGCACTGATAACAGTGTCAAATGATTCGCCGCATCGCTCAAAGCCATCCAGCCGCGGCAACCCGCAATCCAGCATCGATTTGGTAAAAACTTCACGCGCGTAGCTCTGGGAAGTCAGATGATCGTGCTTGGAAGTCATCTTGGACATGAAGCCGATATTCGCTTTGAGCCGTGGCTCGACGCCTTCTGATTCGATCCGCTCCAGCATTTCCGGCAGGCGGGTCAGATACTTCATGGTGGAATGGAAATCGACCTGCGCCGGAGGCGTTGGCGTCAGCAGGACATCGCTGGCCGCAATCGCATTCAGCATAAAGGAATCAAGGTGGGGACCGGTGTCCAGGAAGATGAAGTCATAGTCACCTGCCAGACGGTCGATCACATTACGCCGCAGGACCTCTGAAGGCGCCACGCCAGGCAGATGTTCAGCCACCAGCTCTTCCCAGTCGCTGGCAACAAAACCGTCGTCGATTGACGCCGGGATCACGTCCACACCGGGCATCACGGTTGGCTTGATAAACTGCTCTCGCAGCTGATCGGCATCCAGGTCGTTAAGCATCGCCTGCGCAGCGGTTTCGAGCACCGAACCGACGCTGTTGGTGTGGCTCAGGAACATGGTGCTCGAAGCCTGAGGATCGAGGTCGATAACCAGGATACGCAGATCGTTGTGCAACATAGAAGGGTGCGCGCGCATGCCATGTGCAAGGGTGACCGTGCTGACGGTTTTGGAGACGCCGCCTTTCAGGCTGACAACAAATACGACAAAGGGGCCATCATGACGATCGCGATATTTAGGGACTTTACGATGCTGATAAATGTCGACCACGTTCTGAATGGTCAGTGCGTACTGTGACGTGCTGCCGGTCTGTTTT
This is a stretch of genomic DNA from Pantoea deleyi. It encodes these proteins:
- a CDS encoding ParB family protein, which codes for MSKPIQRIGRKFGDSAIASMIDSSSQSRTFTLKSGAKATFVRQLIPHDDIATRTSVDPGINGRDQSTLTPESLQEITRTITLQQFFPAIGRVNGNQIEIMDGSRRRAACILSGASLEVLVTADELSLSDARQLAADIQTAKEHNLRELGLRFKLMNENGMSKTEIARAEGISNAKVSRAFQAAAVPAEFIELFPVVSELTLQDYQLLLDVWEEAKAEAVDVSELAGEIRHRLDEDAALQSASLDEKKSVILNGFRSARRQLKKPAPASKTVTEKLATFSTANTYARRKTNDEKRTIQYEFSRLPKEIAEQIDASIRQILSTIK
- a CDS encoding AAA family ATPase — translated: MKRDYGGVLEMATRANSMLHGLSDHIEQQRQEFNQTGFYQTFSRNAVANMPLLSKHAVVAAISDMEAAGYQFGKKQTGSTSQYALTIQNVVDIYQHRKVPKYRDRHDGPFVVFVVSLKGGVSKTVSTVTLAHGMRAHPSMLHNDLRILVIDLDPQASSTMFLSHTNSVGSVLETAAQAMLNDLDADQLREQFIKPTVMPGVDVIPASIDDGFVASDWEELVAEHLPGVAPSEVLRRNVIDRLAGDYDFIFLDTGPHLDSFMLNAIAASDVLLTPTPPAQVDFHSTMKYLTRLPEMLERIESEGVEPRLKANIGFMSKMTSKHDHLTSQSYAREVFTKSMLDCGLPRLDGFERCGESFDTVISANPASYPGSADALRKAKHEAEQFSRAVFDRIEYIRSTL